A region of Thermococcus barossii DNA encodes the following proteins:
- a CDS encoding DUF4139 domain-containing protein: MVIAVKRKIIAGIGGILIVILAVFSFQGGKAAASEATVVLYNSAKIGVVEKTLELDLKEGVNEVPLEELAGLNIAEVTITPLQDGVQVLGVFSRGSGGDIYSANVGSEVEVKLRSGETVTGKFLGFKNGKITIEGDGYYLINPNEVAYFKAKNLDGKASVYAVLQAAETGKYEVSIIYRVANMSWESRYKLYIGDDAELYGYIVLRNPTAQEFKDSKVLLVAGDVQLYQNVPQPRVLYAMAEKGADQVEVGQPEKVEAFYLYKLGIADINPASTMMYPYISFEVPFEREYLYESWPYSREGPVYESISFKTEKVLPAGVVEIYRETDDGSLLIGERAIEHTPEGDTLRIGIGRDYDLKGSTVVLEERHDDHYAYYKVKVTVENFGKEAKTVVVRHYKWGKVLSSSIEPIDETQNYVEFKVTVNPGEKKEIVFDYENRY; this comes from the coding sequence ATGGTGATCGCTGTGAAGAGGAAGATTATTGCTGGCATTGGGGGAATCTTGATCGTAATCCTAGCGGTTTTTTCGTTTCAGGGTGGAAAGGCCGCGGCAAGTGAGGCGACTGTGGTTCTCTACAACTCGGCCAAGATAGGGGTCGTGGAGAAAACCCTGGAGCTTGACCTCAAGGAGGGGGTCAACGAGGTGCCCCTGGAGGAGCTGGCCGGACTGAACATAGCGGAGGTAACGATAACCCCCCTCCAGGATGGAGTTCAGGTTCTTGGGGTCTTCAGCAGGGGCTCCGGAGGGGACATCTACAGCGCCAACGTCGGGAGTGAGGTGGAGGTGAAACTGAGGAGCGGGGAAACGGTGACGGGTAAGTTCCTCGGCTTCAAGAACGGAAAGATAACCATCGAGGGCGACGGCTATTACCTCATAAACCCGAACGAGGTTGCCTATTTCAAGGCCAAGAACCTCGATGGCAAGGCCAGCGTTTACGCGGTTCTCCAGGCGGCTGAGACCGGGAAGTACGAGGTGAGCATAATCTACCGCGTCGCCAACATGAGCTGGGAAAGCAGGTACAAGCTCTACATCGGCGATGACGCGGAGCTCTACGGCTACATCGTGCTGAGGAACCCCACCGCCCAGGAGTTCAAGGATTCGAAGGTCCTGCTGGTGGCCGGCGACGTTCAGCTCTACCAGAACGTTCCCCAGCCGAGGGTTCTCTACGCAATGGCCGAGAAGGGAGCCGATCAGGTTGAAGTCGGTCAGCCCGAGAAGGTGGAGGCGTTTTACCTCTACAAGCTCGGTATAGCGGACATCAACCCTGCCAGCACCATGATGTACCCCTACATAAGCTTCGAGGTTCCCTTCGAGAGGGAGTACCTCTACGAGAGCTGGCCCTACAGTCGGGAGGGACCGGTTTACGAGTCGATATCCTTCAAGACAGAGAAGGTCCTTCCGGCCGGTGTGGTGGAGATATACCGGGAGACCGATGACGGGTCGCTTCTCATCGGGGAGAGAGCCATAGAGCACACTCCTGAGGGGGACACACTCAGGATAGGCATCGGCAGGGACTACGACCTCAAGGGCAGTACTGTGGTTCTTGAGGAGAGGCACGATGATCACTACGCCTACTACAAGGTCAAGGTCACCGTTGAAAACTTCGGAAAGGAGGCCAAAACCGTCGTGGTCAGGCACTACAAGTGGGGCAAGGTTCTGAGCTCCAGCATCGAGCCCATTGATGAGACCCAGAACTACGTGGAGTTCAAGGTTACGGTTAACCCCGGAGAAAAGAAGGAGATAGTCTTCGACTACGAGAACCGCTATTAG
- a CDS encoding SWIM zinc finger family protein: protein MDEKTLRKGERYYRAGKVLWVVKRGSKLFSKVLGTYPYYVEVDLSTGENRCTCPLGGDCKHVAAVIKAHENGFYFEALGKHAELYPEAVAMEFLAEVPELALDVTLKELRFAMSTDESGSEVARLFRRALKLVEMTRRVEAIHSLEEIIEEYRHVFSDYELAVRLEDEFRELKATIQKPL, encoded by the coding sequence ATGGACGAGAAAACCCTCAGGAAGGGGGAGCGTTATTACAGGGCGGGAAAGGTTCTGTGGGTAGTTAAACGTGGCAGCAAGCTCTTCTCCAAGGTCCTTGGTACGTATCCCTACTACGTCGAGGTTGACCTCTCAACGGGCGAGAACCGCTGCACCTGCCCCCTTGGAGGGGACTGCAAGCACGTGGCCGCTGTCATAAAGGCCCACGAGAACGGCTTCTACTTTGAGGCCCTGGGGAAGCATGCCGAACTATATCCCGAGGCGGTTGCGATGGAGTTTCTTGCTGAGGTGCCGGAGCTGGCGCTCGACGTTACCCTCAAGGAGCTCCGCTTTGCCATGAGCACCGATGAGAGCGGGAGTGAGGTGGCGAGGCTCTTCAGGAGGGCCCTGAAGCTCGTTGAGATGACCCGCAGGGTTGAGGCCATCCACTCCCTCGAAGAAATCATCGAGGAATACAGGCACGTCTTCAGCGACTACGAGCTTGCGGTGAGACTTGAGGATGAGTTCAGAGAGCTCAAGGCCACAATCCAAAAACCCTTATAA
- the rgy gene encoding reverse gyrase → MKAIYREMCPNCLGKISDERLYLKNPCDECLDETVWTDSYFDLVTAVRNALQLRGTLKEWERIYGLEKGVREIEEFFERATGFTFWSAQRTWVKRLLKGRSFSIIAPTGMGKSTFGAFMAVWHATRGKRSYIVVPTTPLVIQTVKKLRAIAERAGVEINLAYYHGNLRKKEREEMLAKIQNEDYQILVTSAQWLARKFDEVLRGRHFDFIFVDDVDAFLKASKNIDRSLLLLGFNDEVIEKAWEIIRLKKQMSKYLNGRAPDREERLKELNSQISELQREIEEFKRKNPVGIMIIASATGSARGDRIKLYRELLGFEVGSGRSALRNVVDSYLMPTKDIREHVEELLTRLGKGGIIFTPIDQGLGYAEELAKYLRERGFRVELVSSKNRKSIERFENGEADYLIGSATYYGSLVRGLDMPHLIRYAIFTGVPKFRFSIDLERPTIYRALGLLSEIMEFLSDEDRKTAEKLHARLRRLIRNIPQFELLKIEEALAEGLPIENGFHNHVLGVFRELVEFLRRVLKDEEVLKRLAEDPFISLKEEEGKWYIEIPDVRTYIQATGRTSRLFAGGITKGLSVLIVDNEKVFNGLLRQMRWRFTEFKMVPFEELDLEEILRQIDEDREKVRLVMEGKISARVKDLVKSALMIVESPNKARTIANFFGQPSKTRIGDLVAYEVSIGNMMLTILASGGHMFDLVTNEGYHGVLVDEKDGMLRFIPVYDTIKRCRDCGHQFVDWEEKGVCPRCGSTNVRDALENVKAMREIAQEVDEILIATDPDTEGEKIAWDIRNVLSPYTPNIKRIEFHEVTRPAIMRAIEQARDVNEGRVNAQLVRRIEDRWIGFELSQELQRVFENRNLSAGRVQTPVLGWIIERYKEFTESETYFMGLKLENDLQITVELGKDGKEVEPPEYVTVEDVQLEERELNPMPPYTTDAMLKDASTFLKLSAPETMRLAQDLFEMGLITYHRTDSTHVSNTGIEIAKEYITQELGEGYFKPRPWGEEGTHEAIRPTRPIDTGRLMQLVRDGIIQLPKNLTRNHYRLYDMIFRRFMTSQMKAAKLLMERAVIDACVGKVEIEGYVEVIEDGWTKLRSPPMRQLPKLEPGAKLKVVEAKKWKAPKVSLYTQGDIIAMMKERKIGRPSTYAKILETLIRRYYVIETRGRKKLVPTEQGIKVYHYLISKYKELVSEEKTRELEEIMDLVEENKMDYQEVLRRLHGEIRRYLG, encoded by the coding sequence ATGAAGGCGATCTATCGCGAGATGTGCCCGAACTGCCTCGGTAAAATCTCTGATGAAAGGCTGTACCTCAAGAACCCATGCGATGAGTGCCTCGATGAAACCGTCTGGACTGACTCTTATTTTGACCTCGTAACCGCGGTTAGGAATGCCCTCCAGCTCAGGGGGACTCTTAAGGAGTGGGAGAGAATATACGGCCTCGAAAAGGGCGTTAGGGAAATAGAAGAGTTCTTTGAGAGGGCGACGGGCTTCACCTTCTGGAGTGCCCAGAGGACGTGGGTGAAGCGCCTCCTCAAGGGGAGGAGCTTTTCGATAATAGCTCCCACCGGAATGGGCAAGAGCACCTTCGGTGCCTTCATGGCGGTATGGCATGCCACTCGGGGAAAGAGGAGCTACATAGTGGTTCCGACCACCCCTCTGGTGATTCAGACCGTTAAAAAGCTTCGGGCGATAGCCGAGAGGGCGGGTGTTGAGATAAACCTGGCCTACTACCACGGCAACCTCCGGAAGAAGGAAAGGGAGGAGATGCTGGCAAAAATCCAGAACGAGGATTATCAGATACTCGTCACCAGCGCCCAGTGGCTCGCGAGAAAGTTCGATGAGGTTCTCAGGGGCAGGCACTTTGACTTTATCTTCGTTGACGATGTCGATGCGTTTCTCAAGGCCAGCAAGAACATAGACCGCTCCCTTCTTCTCCTCGGTTTCAACGATGAGGTAATCGAAAAGGCGTGGGAGATAATCCGCCTGAAGAAGCAGATGTCGAAGTACCTCAACGGTCGCGCTCCAGACAGGGAAGAGAGGCTCAAGGAGCTGAACTCCCAGATCTCGGAGCTACAGCGTGAAATTGAGGAGTTCAAGCGCAAAAACCCTGTTGGGATAATGATAATTGCCTCGGCCACCGGGAGCGCCAGGGGCGACAGGATAAAGCTCTACCGCGAGCTCCTCGGCTTCGAGGTTGGAAGCGGGAGGAGCGCCCTGAGGAACGTCGTTGACAGCTACCTGATGCCCACCAAGGACATCAGGGAGCACGTCGAGGAGCTTCTCACGAGGCTCGGAAAGGGAGGGATAATATTCACCCCGATTGATCAGGGACTTGGCTACGCCGAGGAGCTGGCCAAGTACCTCCGCGAGAGGGGTTTTAGGGTGGAGCTGGTAAGCTCGAAGAACAGAAAGTCCATCGAGAGGTTTGAAAACGGCGAGGCGGACTACCTCATAGGCTCCGCCACCTACTACGGCTCCCTCGTGAGGGGCCTTGACATGCCCCACCTGATACGCTACGCCATCTTTACAGGCGTCCCTAAGTTCCGCTTTTCCATAGACCTTGAGAGGCCGACCATCTACCGTGCCCTCGGCCTTCTCAGCGAGATAATGGAGTTTTTGAGCGATGAGGATAGGAAGACCGCGGAAAAGCTCCATGCCAGGCTGAGACGCCTGATCCGCAACATCCCGCAGTTTGAACTGCTTAAAATCGAGGAGGCCCTCGCCGAAGGTCTGCCCATCGAGAACGGCTTCCACAACCACGTACTCGGCGTTTTCCGCGAACTGGTGGAGTTCCTGAGGAGGGTGCTTAAGGACGAGGAGGTTCTCAAAAGACTTGCCGAGGATCCGTTCATCAGCCTGAAGGAAGAGGAGGGCAAGTGGTACATCGAAATCCCCGATGTCAGAACCTACATCCAAGCCACCGGAAGAACGAGCAGGCTCTTCGCCGGTGGAATAACTAAGGGCCTCAGCGTTCTCATAGTGGACAACGAGAAGGTCTTCAACGGCCTTCTCAGGCAGATGCGCTGGCGCTTTACAGAGTTCAAGATGGTGCCCTTCGAGGAGCTCGACCTTGAGGAAATCCTCAGGCAGATAGACGAGGACAGGGAAAAGGTAAGGCTCGTCATGGAGGGTAAGATAAGCGCCAGGGTCAAGGATTTGGTCAAGTCGGCACTCATGATAGTCGAGAGCCCCAACAAGGCAAGAACGATAGCCAACTTCTTCGGTCAGCCGAGCAAGACCCGGATAGGTGACCTCGTCGCCTACGAGGTGAGCATAGGCAACATGATGCTGACGATACTGGCCAGCGGGGGGCACATGTTCGACTTGGTAACTAACGAGGGCTATCACGGCGTCCTCGTTGATGAAAAAGATGGCATGCTGAGGTTTATCCCCGTTTACGACACCATAAAACGCTGCCGCGACTGCGGACACCAGTTCGTTGACTGGGAGGAGAAAGGCGTCTGCCCGCGTTGCGGCTCAACGAACGTGAGGGACGCGCTTGAAAACGTTAAGGCCATGCGTGAGATAGCCCAGGAGGTTGACGAGATACTCATCGCAACCGACCCCGACACGGAGGGTGAGAAGATAGCCTGGGACATAAGGAACGTTCTCAGCCCCTACACGCCCAACATCAAGCGCATAGAGTTCCACGAGGTCACGAGGCCGGCGATAATGCGCGCTATCGAGCAGGCCAGGGACGTCAACGAGGGCCGTGTAAATGCCCAGCTCGTCAGGCGCATAGAGGATAGATGGATAGGCTTTGAGCTGAGCCAGGAACTCCAGCGCGTCTTTGAGAACCGCAACCTCTCAGCCGGAAGGGTCCAGACGCCCGTCCTCGGCTGGATAATCGAGCGCTATAAGGAGTTCACCGAGAGCGAGACGTATTTCATGGGTCTGAAGCTGGAAAACGACCTCCAGATTACGGTGGAGCTTGGAAAGGACGGAAAGGAAGTCGAACCGCCGGAGTACGTCACCGTTGAGGACGTCCAGCTTGAGGAGCGCGAGCTTAACCCAATGCCGCCGTATACGACCGATGCCATGCTGAAGGACGCCTCGACCTTTCTCAAGCTGTCCGCGCCCGAGACGATGCGTTTAGCGCAGGATCTCTTCGAGATGGGTCTTATCACATACCACAGAACCGACTCAACCCACGTCAGCAACACGGGAATCGAGATAGCGAAGGAGTACATCACCCAGGAGCTTGGCGAGGGATACTTCAAGCCGAGACCCTGGGGGGAGGAGGGAACCCACGAGGCCATAAGGCCGACCAGGCCGATAGACACCGGCAGGCTCATGCAGCTCGTCCGTGACGGGATAATACAGCTACCCAAAAACCTCACCCGGAACCACTACCGGCTCTACGATATGATTTTCAGGCGCTTCATGACGAGCCAGATGAAGGCTGCGAAGCTTCTCATGGAGAGGGCGGTCATCGATGCCTGCGTTGGAAAGGTTGAGATAGAGGGTTATGTCGAGGTTATTGAGGACGGATGGACAAAGTTGAGGAGCCCACCGATGAGGCAGCTGCCAAAGCTTGAGCCCGGAGCTAAGCTTAAGGTCGTCGAGGCCAAGAAGTGGAAGGCGCCGAAGGTCTCGCTCTATACCCAGGGAGACATCATAGCCATGATGAAGGAGCGCAAGATTGGAAGGCCCTCGACCTATGCCAAGATTCTTGAAACTCTCATAAGACGTTACTATGTCATCGAGACCCGGGGAAGGAAGAAGCTCGTGCCGACCGAGCAGGGCATCAAGGTGTATCACTATCTCATAAGTAAGTACAAGGAACTCGTCAGCGAGGAGAAGACAAGGGAGCTGGAGGAGATAATGGATCTGGTAGAGGAGAACAAGATGGATTACCAGGAGGTTCTCAGGAGACTTCATGGAGAGATACGCCGGTACCTGGGATAG
- the trmBL2 gene encoding HTH-type transcriptional regulator TrmBL2 encodes MVKDRMVELLQEHFELNLYEARAYVALVGFGVLTPAELASVSEVPAPRTYDVLRSLEKKGFAISQPGKVNKYRPVHPQNILEKFIEEWQERVAEELEAKKKAKEELLELMSPLIETEIPKYGVEKVWVVRGIRNATLKTKEMFEEVKEQILLADDGYIAINLESDIIKAIDNGAKAKIIVTENVYHRLGTSKIMDYYKEGKLELKVIDKLELPMLICDDEVFFALEDMAARYFNYETQIWIKDFRVKALFEGKFNEYWEQAKKA; translated from the coding sequence ATGGTTAAGGACAGAATGGTAGAGCTCCTTCAGGAGCACTTTGAGTTGAACCTCTACGAGGCCAGGGCGTACGTGGCATTAGTCGGTTTTGGCGTTCTCACCCCGGCCGAGCTTGCGAGCGTTTCCGAAGTCCCGGCGCCAAGGACCTACGACGTCCTCAGGAGCCTTGAGAAGAAGGGCTTTGCCATAAGCCAGCCGGGCAAGGTCAACAAGTACAGGCCGGTGCACCCGCAGAACATACTCGAAAAGTTCATAGAGGAGTGGCAGGAGCGCGTTGCCGAGGAGCTTGAGGCCAAGAAGAAGGCAAAGGAGGAGCTCCTTGAGCTCATGAGCCCGCTCATTGAGACCGAGATTCCGAAGTACGGCGTCGAAAAGGTCTGGGTCGTCCGCGGAATTAGAAACGCCACTCTGAAGACTAAGGAAATGTTTGAGGAGGTCAAGGAGCAGATTCTCCTGGCGGATGACGGCTACATAGCCATTAACCTTGAGAGTGACATCATAAAGGCTATAGACAACGGCGCCAAGGCCAAGATAATCGTCACCGAGAATGTCTACCACAGGCTCGGCACCTCAAAGATAATGGACTACTACAAGGAGGGCAAGCTTGAGCTTAAGGTGATAGACAAACTCGAGCTCCCGATGCTTATCTGCGACGACGAGGTTTTCTTCGCCCTTGAGGACATGGCAGCGAGATACTTCAACTACGAGACACAGATATGGATCAAGGACTTCCGCGTCAAGGCCCTCTTCGAGGGCAAGTTCAACGAGTACTGGGAGCAGGCCAAGAAGGCCTGA
- a CDS encoding ArsR family transcriptional regulator, which translates to MKNVRVLKALEDGPKTIEEIVEITKLPAMEVRRYLLRFVEQGKVESYQKEGKLFWKIKEASEAEEEFKYV; encoded by the coding sequence ATGAAGAACGTCAGGGTGTTGAAGGCTCTGGAGGATGGCCCGAAAACCATCGAGGAGATAGTTGAAATCACGAAGCTCCCGGCCATGGAGGTCAGGCGCTACCTTCTCCGATTCGTCGAGCAGGGAAAGGTTGAGAGCTACCAGAAGGAGGGGAAGCTCTTCTGGAAGATTAAAGAGGCGAGCGAAGCCGAAGAAGAGTTCAAATACGTCTGA
- a CDS encoding Sjogren's syndrome/scleroderma autoantigen 1 family protein, whose protein sequence is MALKGPTEEEMRTILMPLMLSGARMLDKHCPKCGSPLFEKDGRVFCPICGHRKKQRGAEMKGVEERLMEKLNELANSLPDDIDELEKHLRAMEKIIELLERYRKLEGGE, encoded by the coding sequence ATGGCGCTCAAGGGGCCCACAGAAGAGGAGATGAGGACCATCCTCATGCCCCTGATGCTGTCCGGGGCAAGGATGCTGGACAAGCACTGCCCCAAGTGCGGTTCCCCTCTCTTCGAGAAGGACGGGAGGGTTTTCTGTCCGATATGTGGGCACAGAAAGAAGCAGAGAGGGGCCGAGATGAAAGGCGTTGAGGAACGCCTAATGGAGAAGCTGAACGAACTCGCCAACTCCCTGCCTGACGACATCGATGAGCTTGAGAAACACTTAAGGGCAATGGAGAAGATAATAGAACTGCTGGAAAGGTACAGGAAACTGGAGGGAGGGGAATGA
- a CDS encoding arginase family protein produces MVTFIPFGEKPNRDGVLYVLQLLKRNKLIEDYMIVESSRVELLPERIPLDNAYIIGEHLATYGIIKKLRPTSLVSVDAHTDLMHDYLDHGSWLAYALEERVVNRAAVLAPVLMIPTTERTQLWTRRVKVFPALLRSRKVRGRWRAYKNLQTNSLDEIISEAKRYLGDEVYLTVDLDVLRPEYKIARFQHGELTLEELLDLLEEVKKNFKIAAFDIAEVSDRIRRSRLGKKALVEVFQLLTG; encoded by the coding sequence ATGGTAACGTTCATCCCCTTCGGCGAGAAGCCCAACAGGGACGGAGTTCTCTACGTTCTGCAGCTTTTAAAGAGGAATAAGCTCATAGAGGATTACATGATAGTCGAGTCGAGCAGGGTTGAGCTCCTCCCCGAGAGGATCCCCCTCGACAACGCTTACATAATTGGTGAGCACCTCGCGACCTATGGCATAATCAAAAAGCTGAGGCCGACATCCCTGGTGAGCGTCGACGCCCACACGGACCTCATGCATGACTACCTCGACCACGGCTCGTGGCTCGCCTATGCGCTGGAGGAGCGCGTCGTTAACCGGGCCGCGGTTCTGGCACCCGTTCTCATGATACCAACCACCGAGAGAACCCAGCTCTGGACGAGGCGCGTGAAGGTCTTCCCTGCCCTGTTGAGGAGCAGGAAGGTCCGTGGAAGATGGAGGGCGTACAAGAACCTTCAGACGAACTCCCTCGACGAGATAATCTCCGAAGCGAAGAGATACCTTGGAGATGAGGTGTATCTGACGGTTGACCTGGACGTTCTTAGGCCGGAATACAAGATAGCACGCTTCCAGCACGGCGAGCTCACGCTTGAGGAACTCCTCGACCTCCTTGAGGAGGTAAAGAAAAACTTCAAGATAGCTGCCTTCGACATAGCCGAGGTCTCAGACAGGATTCGCCGCTCAAGGCTTGGCAAGAAGGCCCTGGTTGAGGTTTTCCAGCTGCTAACGGGGTGA
- the hxlAB gene encoding bifunctional 3-hexulose-6-phosphate synthase/6-phospho-3-hexuloisomerase translates to MILQVALDLTDVEQAISIAEKAARGGAHWLEVGTPLIKKEGMRAVELLKRRFPDRKIVADLKTMDTGALEVEMAARHGADVVSILGVADDKTIKDAVEVARRYGIRVMVDLIGVKDKVKRAKELEKMGVHYILVHTGIDEQVQGKSPLEDLEKVVKAVSVPVAVAGGLNLETIPRVIELGATIIIVGGAITKAKNPEEVTRKIIDLFWGEYMMTIRKAMTDIVDHISNVAEELKIEQVRGFVDAMIGANKIFIYGAGRSGLVGKAFAMRLMHLDFNVYVVGETITPAFEPGDLLIAISGSGETNSIVDAAEIAKKQGGKVVAITSYANSTLGKLADVVVEIPGRAKTDIPTDYIARQMLTKYKWIAPMGTLFEDSTMIFLDGIIALLMATFQKTEKDMKKKHATLE, encoded by the coding sequence ATGATACTTCAGGTCGCTCTTGACTTGACTGACGTTGAACAGGCCATTTCTATCGCGGAAAAGGCCGCCCGCGGCGGTGCGCACTGGCTCGAAGTCGGAACGCCGCTCATCAAGAAGGAGGGCATGCGTGCCGTGGAGCTTCTCAAGAGACGCTTCCCCGACAGGAAAATAGTGGCGGACCTCAAAACCATGGACACCGGTGCTCTGGAGGTCGAGATGGCGGCAAGGCACGGCGCCGATGTCGTTTCTATCCTCGGTGTTGCCGACGACAAGACGATAAAGGATGCGGTTGAAGTTGCAAGGCGCTATGGAATCAGGGTCATGGTTGATTTAATCGGTGTCAAGGACAAGGTTAAGCGCGCCAAGGAACTTGAGAAGATGGGCGTTCACTACATCCTGGTTCACACAGGAATAGACGAGCAGGTTCAGGGCAAGAGTCCGCTGGAGGACCTTGAGAAGGTCGTCAAAGCCGTCAGCGTCCCGGTTGCAGTGGCAGGTGGACTGAACCTTGAGACCATCCCGAGGGTTATCGAGCTGGGCGCAACCATCATCATAGTTGGGGGCGCGATAACCAAGGCCAAAAACCCCGAGGAAGTTACCAGGAAGATAATCGACCTCTTCTGGGGAGAGTACATGATGACGATAAGAAAGGCCATGACCGACATAGTTGACCACATAAGCAACGTTGCTGAGGAGCTCAAGATAGAGCAGGTTCGCGGCTTCGTTGATGCCATGATTGGAGCGAACAAGATATTCATCTACGGTGCCGGAAGGAGTGGCCTCGTCGGCAAGGCCTTCGCCATGAGACTCATGCACCTCGACTTCAACGTCTACGTTGTCGGCGAGACCATAACACCTGCTTTCGAACCCGGTGATCTGCTCATAGCCATCAGTGGCTCCGGTGAGACGAACAGCATAGTAGATGCGGCTGAAATTGCCAAGAAGCAGGGCGGGAAGGTCGTGGCAATAACTTCCTATGCCAACTCAACCCTTGGAAAGCTCGCCGATGTCGTCGTTGAGATACCCGGAAGGGCCAAGACGGACATTCCAACGGATTACATAGCGCGCCAGATGCTCACCAAGTACAAGTGGATAGCCCCGATGGGGACGCTCTTCGAGGACTCAACGATGATATTCCTCGATGGAATCATCGCGCTCCTCATGGCAACCTTCCAGAAGACCGAAAAGGATATGAAGAAGAAGCATGCGACCCTTGAGTAA